The Henckelia pumila isolate YLH828 chromosome 2, ASM3356847v2, whole genome shotgun sequence genome includes a window with the following:
- the LOC140883611 gene encoding uncharacterized protein At5g01610-like: MEKALIKVGSLKASTFWVSKKAKEEISNISQDISTFSSTVEEKAKWVFNKLKGKPMKSLPDLLRENNLPQGLFPQNITCYEYDESKSKLIVYLPSPCEVCFKDSSVVRYSTRVKGILSRGKLSGIEGLKTKMLVWVKVTSVNVESYKSDKVWFTAGVKKSRPKDAYEMARDAIRVEEF, translated from the exons ATGGAGAAAGCTTTGATAAAAGTGGGGAGCCTTAAAGCAAGTACATTTTGGGTTTCAAAGAAAGCAAAAGAAGAGATCTCCAACATCTCCCAAGACATCTCT ACATTTTCAAGTACAGTCGAGGAGAAGGCTAAATGGGTATTCAACAAGCTCAAAG GAAAACCGATGAAGTCGTTGCCCGATCTCCTCCGAGAAAACAATCTCCCTCAAGGTCTATTTCCCCAGAACATCACGTGTTATGAATATGACGAGTCAAAATCCAAGCTCATTGTCTACTTGCCCTCTCCATGCGAGGTGTGCTTCAAGGACTCTTCCGTCGTGCGATACTCAACTCGTGTAAAAGGTATATTGTCGAGGGGAAAGCTCTCAGGGATCGAAGGGTTGAAGACAAAGATGCTGGTGTGGGTTAAGGTGACGAGTGTCAATGTCGAAAGCTACAAGTCTGATAAAGTTTGGTTCACAGCTGGGGTGAAGAAATCTAGGCCAAAAGATGCATATGAAATGGCTCGTGATGCAATTAGAGTCGAAGAATTTTGA